CTGTTGTTCTAACTGTTGTGATCCACACAAAAAAACACCTAAACTATCCCTATTCATAACACATTGTCACCTTTTCTCACTAACAAGTTGATTAGCAATCCAGAATTAGGATTGCCGCATAGAATAGTAAAGTATAAACACTCCCAGTTAAAGCTGACTCTTCCTGCTCACGGGCGATTATTTCCTCAGAGTGTCAGTGACTATGCATTCTAAGAGAAGAATTCCATCCACATCCTGTTTCGGTGTAGCATTTGTCCAATGTTAGTTAACCGGAATTGAGATGGGTTCGAAGTGTGAGAATGGTGTAAGCTGAGTTTCTGTGGAACTCTTTATGACTAATATTTAGCTGTTATGAACTTAGTGAGGGCATCATCTGAATTGATTAGGACAAACATTATTGATAAAGATATTCTTGACAGAGACATCATGGTTTCATTTTGATGCTGCCTCTAACCTCAAGGTTACCACAATACACTATCCCCAGGGACACCTGTTACCCTCTCTGTACCCTaccaactctctttctctccttctcttgctctctttctccatcccttttctctctctccctctcactgtctctctcctcatggtGTTATTGTGTCATAACCAGACAGGCAGGTTCAGAATGGGGAATTCTCAGAGTAGAAGAAACTACATGACAGAAGATTTGCCAGAGGCTGTTATCATCTAACGCTAGCAGACTGACCGCAATGATCTGCTATTATCCATGCTAAACCCACCCTCTCATCCAACATTTGACAATGAGTAAATTGTTTTTACCTTGTACCTCTGAATGTAAATGCATATGCTACATACACGATTACTATTTCTTATTCAAATACATTGGCTTGTGATGTATCTTTGTGAATCGTTGTATCTGTGTGAATCTTTGAATGTCTGTCGGTTTGCATGCAGGTTTGCATGCGGTTTGCATCAACAcgcagagacgtgtacaaagctctccctcgccctccatttggcaaatctgaccataactctatcctcctgattcctgcttacaagcaaaactaaagcaggaagtaccaataACTCACTCAATACGGTAATTGTCAGATGATGCAGATTCTAAACTACAGGACTATTTTTCTAGCACAGACACTACCCATCAAAAATTTGTAGAACAAAAaattttggacacctactcattcaagggtttttctttattttactattttctacattgtataataatagcgaagacatcaaaactaggaaataacacatatggaatcatgtagtaaccaaaaaagtgttaaacaaatcaaaatatattttatatttgagattcttcaaatagccaccctttgccttgatgacagctatgtacacgcttggcattccctcaaccagattcacctggaattctttttcaacagtcttgaaggagttcccacattggctgcttttccatcccgaaccatctcaatttggttaaaGTCggtggattgtggaggccaggtcatctgatgcagcactccatcactctccttcttggtcaaatagcccttacatatcctgtaggtgtgttgggtcattgtcctgttgaaaaacaaatgatagtcccactaagcccatcCCAGGTGGGacggcgtattgctgcagaatgctgtggtagccctgctggtaagtgtgccttgaattctaaataaatcacagacaatgtcaccagcaaagcagccccacaccataacacctccttctccatgctttacggtgggaaaaaCACATggagagatcatctgttcacccacaagcgtctcacaaagacacggcggttggaaccaaaaatgtcagaTTTGTACTCCAGACCAAagaacaaatttccaccggtAATGTCTATTgcgtgtgtttcttggcccatgcaagtctctttttcttattggtctcCTTtggtagtgatttctttgcaccaattcgaccatgaaggcgtgattcacagtctcctcttaacagttgatgttgagatgtgtctgttatttgaactgtgtgaagcaatttctgaggctggtaactctaatgaacttattgcgtgcagcagaggtaactctgtgtcttccattcctgtggcagtcctcatgagagccatatTCATCATAttgcttgatagtttttgcgactgtacttgaagaaactttcaaagctcttcaaatgttccatattgactgactttcatgtcttaatgtaatgatggactgttgtttctctttgcttatttaagctgttcttcctataatatggacttggtcttttaccaaatagggtatcttctgtatacccaacttgccttgtcacaacacaactgattggctcaaacgcattaagaaggaaagaaattccacaaattaacttttaagaaagcacacctgttaattgaattctattccgggtgactacctcatgaagctggttgagagaatgccaagagtgtgcaaagctgtcatcaaggaaaagggtggctatttgaagaatctcaagtataaaatatattttgatttgtttaacactttttgggttactacatgattccatgtgttatttcatcattttgatgtcctTACGGTAGTGTAAATTATGTCCCCACAatttctaaaaccaaagttgcgcccctggatAAACATGACACTGTATGACAGAATTTATGCCTGTTTATCATGTCTATATCAgtgtcaaataaagtgttacctaaATTGCCTTGAATGTAAAAGTCAACAACCAATTTGGGCAAAAAACATACCAGTAGACTAAGCAAAATGGGAACAGTCAAACCAAAGATaggatcacagagacacactgtgtGATGTACTGTAAGATGTAAAAGTTCCAGACACTGCTCCACTCCACTCATAGGCTCATGCTTCTCCTCAGATGGTGTGGTCGAGTCAGCTGACCTGTGACAAACACTCCATGGTCTACGACGGTGCAATGGGTTACAGTGTCAATGCTCTGAATGTTCTGGTCAACGGACCAGTAATTCTGAGGTGCTGTGGGTTCTACTGGTGGAGGAGACATGAAGAAGGAAGGTGAACTGATGGAGTAAGGGTGACTGATGCGATACCCTTCTGTCTGAGAGACTGAAATCTCAGAGACAGAGCTAGAGTCAGTAATGCCCTTTCTGGAATAGTCATACACGTTCTTCATGAAGGCACTCTTGGTGTTGTGCTCCTTCTTGAAGAGGATGACGTAGCACTTGGGGAAGAAATGACAGCTGAGGATGCCATAGTTGGAGATGAGGATGACCACCATCTCCACTGCTGGCAGGTACTTCCCAGAGGTGGTCACATAGACGGGCACAAATATCAGCCAGGACATCAGGTAGAGGAGCATGCTGAAGGTGATGAACCTGGCCTCGTTGTACTTCTGTGGCAGCTTGCGGCCTTTAAACGCGCAGGCAAAACATACGAGCGCCAGGACAGCGATGTAGCACAGCATCACACCAAACGCCACTTGGGAGCCTTCGTCACACTCGGCCAACACAGTGGTGGTGAAGACTGTGGCCTTCTCCCGGGGGCTCTGCAGGACCAGCCACAGGGTGCAGGTGAGGACCTGTAGGGCCACGCAGAGACAGATGATGGCATACGGTTGGTAGAGGCGGCGGAGAACATCCTTCCGGTCAGGGTTGAGCTGGAAGGCCAGCAGGATCTTCAGGGACTTGACCAAGATGCAGGAAACACACAGGGTGAAGCTGAGGCCAAACAGCACCTGACGCACCTTGATGATGAGATGAGAAGATATGAGACATTGAGACAGAAATGTATTATCTCTTTGTATTTATATCTGCTTTCCATTTACAAACTGAATTCCTTACCACAAAGTAACAAAAGGTTcagaacaatacacacacaataaaccATGAATTCACAAAATAACACTGGTACATTCGGACTGTGTGTACCGTACATACCTTACACTGTAGGCTGCTGGGTTGACCTACAAAGAACACAGCACTAGCAAAACTTCCCACTAGAGAGAGCAGGATGATCTGGGAGAGAGGCCCCCCGGCAGCCTTCACAACGGGGGTCTGGTGGTAGTGTAGGAAGAGCGCCCCCACCAGGAGAACCAGGACGATGCCCAGGGCCGCCAGCGCCAGCAGCACCTCCGCAAATCCATCCTGCCAGGAGAAGAACTCCAGGGTCTTGTGGGTACACCCAGAGCTCCCTTCCAGGGAccactctctctttgtgtcaCAAGAGAGACACTGGTCCATGTCTGGAGAGAAGGGTTGTAAGGTAGGATAGTGCTTGAACAACTGTCTAGCATTTAGAAATATGTGTGTTGTTGCCTAGTACTAACTGTTTTGGATAAGAACAGTGTTGGGAAATCTTAGATAACATATTGAAGACATGGAGGAAGATTGTGTGAACAACAGGGCAACACCTGTTTACTGAGGAGAGACATAGTACACTGGTGTGTatagagagacaggacaggagaactAACCAGGGTTGTTGGAGTAGTGGTTCTCAGTGCAGTTGATGCATTCATAGCAGCAGGTGTGCTGACCCTGAGCAAACTTCTTGAACTTCCCAGGTTCACAGCTAGGTGAGCAAACAGACACCACATCCTGCACCGGGACACAACGCACTAATTTAAATGGCTGACCCAAGAAAACTGTGACTTAATTCTATTAATAGTAGTATTCAAATAAGCCTTTACGTGTAAGGCCAGTTTCCTGGGCACAGTTTAAACTCTCTCTCGATTTAAAACCATGTTCAATATGCCAAGTGTATTCAAACTGAGATCTCACAGGAATGTGTGATAACAGACAGGTGCTCCCAGTATGTGCCAAGGTATGTGGTTTTCACATTCAAACAATGCCCATTGTTTCACTGATTAGGAGTTATTGAATTTCCATGTTTAGTTTTCTTTAGTCACTTTGAGGAAGAAGAAGTATATTTTTTGACATTCCGACCTGTTTGTGTTTTTGTCTCTGTATGTCAAATGAGAATAACAGGTTAATATGTATGTGTACTTGAACCTTTGTGTGGCAGCCTAGCAAACAGACTAAAAGAGATTGagacctaacccttacccttaccctcaGGTCAGTGAGATTGTTGGTGTTTCCGCTGGTATAGCTGAAGCTGTTGTTGATTGGATGGTACACAGCTACAACGTCATGGATGTTGATGACCCCTCTCACAGACCTCCACAAGGTTACATCATAGCCCAGGTTGATGTCTCCTTTCTGGTCAAAACTGTAGCTTTTCCCCTCCAGCTCAAAGCGACTGCCCCTCAGGGTTTCAAGCACCtgaaaaaaatatgcaaaaatattTTCAAATATAAAAACACATACCATAGACCCAAGCTATATCAAAAGTACACtgtgtatacaaaacattatgaacacctgctctttccatgaaatagactgaccaggtgaatccagacaaaagctgtgatcccttattcatgtcacttgttaaatccacttcaatcagtgtagatcaaggggaggggacaggttaaatacgtttattttattttattgtgtatgtgtaccattaagtgcctttgaacgggatatgatagtacagttgaagtcggaagtttacatacacttaggttggagtcagtgaaactcgtttttcaaccactccacaaatttcttgttaacaaactatagtttttttttaacaaactatatttttggcaattcggttaggagatctactttgtgcatgacacaagtcatttttcacaGACAGaaatagtttacagacagattatttcacttataattcactgtttcacaattccagtgggtcaggagttaacatacactaagttgactgtgcctttaaacagcttggaaaattccagaaagtgatgtcatggctttagacgcttctgataggctaatgaacatcatttgagtcaattggaggtgtacctgtgtatgtatgaaggcctaccttcaaactcagtgcttctttgcttgacatcatgggaaaatcaaaagaaatcagccaagacctcagaactttttttgtagacctccacaagtctggttcatcctcgggagcaatttccaaa
The genomic region above belongs to Oncorhynchus mykiss isolate Arlee chromosome 3, USDA_OmykA_1.1, whole genome shotgun sequence and contains:
- the LOC110511716 gene encoding G-protein coupled receptor family C group 6 member A-like; amino-acid sequence: MEPMGDVLHLLVILSLLEKGNAKVGHFKAAGATAPGDIIIGGLFPIHEGVEESPNISAPHEPHCVRFNMVGFTQALAMIHAVESANRSPVLTTLGISLGYRIHDSCSDVTTALRASADFTQDPNTGANTSTCSPPIMAVIGASSSEISIAVARQLNLELIPQISYASTAIILSDKIRFPAFLRTVPSDLYQTRAMVQLLSDSKWTWVGVVTTDGDYGRSALDSFVSQATASGICVAFKEILPNSLTSPDGESAFRQATATLLGNPNVKVVVSFARPIHMMYLYQELRVWGSLLGEKVWVASDSWSSSKEVLGEMDLLDIGHVVGFSFKRGNLAPFHRYLMNLININDVIGNNSFLKEFYSLLNESGDPGFRSSFTVPAEILLNNSDAKVVFSVEMAVSAIAHAVADICSRKDCKTPGTVQPWQVLETLRGSRFELEGKSYSFDQKGDINLGYDVTLWRSVRGVINIHDVVAVYHPINNSFSYTSGNTNNLTDLRDVVSVCSPSCEPGKFKKFAQGQHTCCYECINCTENHYSNNPDMDQCLSCDTKREWSLEGSSGCTHKTLEFFSWQDGFAEVLLALAALGIVLVLLVGALFLHYHQTPVVKAAGGPLSQIILLSLVGSFASAVFFVGQPSSLQCKVRQVLFGLSFTLCVSCILVKSLKILLAFQLNPDRKDVLRRLYQPYAIICLCVALQVLTCTLWLVLQSPREKATVFTTTVLAECDEGSQVAFGVMLCYIAVLALVCFACAFKGRKLPQKYNEARFITFSMLLYLMSWLIFVPVYVTTSGKYLPAVEMVVILISNYGILSCHFFPKCYVILFKKEHNTKSAFMKNVYDYSRKGITDSSSVSEISVSQTEGYRISHPYSISSPSFFMSPPPVEPTAPQNYWSVDQNIQSIDTVTHCTVVDHGVFVTGQLTRPHHLRRSMSL